The Suncus etruscus isolate mSunEtr1 chromosome 15, mSunEtr1.pri.cur, whole genome shotgun sequence genome contains the following window.
gaaagaaagaaagaaagaaagaaagaaagaaagaaagaaagaaagaaagaaagaaagaaagaaagaaagaaagaaagaaagaaagaaagaaagaaagaaagaaagaaagaaagagaagaaagaaagagaaagaaagaaagagagagagagagaaaaaaagaaagaaagaaagagaagaaagaaagaaagaaagaaagaaagaaagaaagaaagaaagaaagaaagaaagaaagaaagaaagaaagaaagaaagaaagaaagaaagaaagaaagaaagaaagaaagaaagaaagaaagaaagaaaaagaaagaaaaattatgggaaAGAGGTGATTGTGGAGGGAGAATGCAGACAACATAGAACAAAGGACTGACCTGAGGAGGAACAATacactggtagggcacttgctttacacagaGCTAACataggtttaattctcagcaccccatatgatcctctgagcactgccaggagtgagccctgaaagCCAGCCAAGCCCtggaacacagctggatgtgcccccccaaaatggcTGTGATGAGACAAAGGTGATGCCCTGGACAGGTGCTTGCTGGGAGCTGGAGGCAGTTAGGGAGGGTGAGCTGGCATCACCCTGCTGCTGTCCTTGCCCTGCCCGATCCCCACCTCATTGTCGACTCCCCTAGGTGGAGCTCCATTTTTTCTGGGTGACTCTTCAGTCACAGATGGTGAGCTTGGACTTGGGTGGGGTGCTCTGAATGACCAGCTAATGGAGATGGAACCTGAGGTTACTGCCCGAAGGCTTGGGAATACTTGATCCCTCCGAGGGTCACAGCAGCAACTCTGGAGAGCCAGGCTTCGGGATTCTGAGACAATCTTaggggttcttttttttgtttttttgtttttttgtttttgggttatacttggcaatgctcaggggttactcctgctctatgcttagaaattgctcctggcaggctcgtgggactatatgggatgcctggattcaaaccaacgtccttctgcatgcaaggcaaatgctctaccttcatgctatctctccggcccccaatcttAGGAGTTCTTGCTATTAGAGAGCAATCAGTCCTGGAATAGAGAGATCAGtcatacaaaaacaacaacaacgacaacaaaagaaaatcaagcaCATTCTTTGGCCCCAGAGAAGTTTGGGACCCATTGGAAGGAGCAACTCTCAGTGTAGAGCACCAAGTTCTGAGCCTGCCCCCCAGGTGACCTATGACCACACCCTCCAGAATCCCCCCACCCCATCACTGACTGTTCATGGGAGCCATCTGCAGGGGTTCTATGCCTACCTGTAGCCCCATGTTACCATTCTCATAGAGAAAATGTCTGTGAAGGAATGgagaaacaaagcaacaacagcCAAATAGGGTCTTGAgacatggttccatccccagcatccatgaGCACTAGCAAgagtgagcagagagccaggagtaagccttgaacaacaCCAGGCATAGACCCAATCCCCCCCCAACCCTATCCCACACCCCACCAAAATAGAGCTGTCAAATATCAAGCATGGTCAGTTCTGCCTATGGATATAGGAATGGGGTATAGGAGTGCACAATACTTCTAACTTTTCTAtctgtttgaatttttatttcacaataaaaatactCGAGAAGAGCAGAATTGCTCACCCAACAAATTGAAGGCTGGGAGCAGACTGCTCCAAGAGAATTTCCCTTACAAATACCTGGAGAGATCAATATTTATCCCAAAGTACAAGGTCAGGCTGTAGGTGACAGTACACACAGGGGTggtggacaccccccccccaagatgaTGAGTCACGGAGCCCACCCAAAGCTTCTAGCCCCTCAGTTGCCAATCTTCTCTTAGGTTGTTCTGCCCCTCCAGAGATCCGGGCTGTGACCCTGAGGGGACCCCACCCTGCCACCTGTAACCCTTGGGGGAGGGGCAGGATAAGATGTTCCAGGCCCTGCCAGACACCTGGTACCGTTTGTTCAGGAGGTGAGGTTCGCACGATAAAGAGCCGCAGAGGAGCTTGGGCTGGGTATAAAGGATCTGCAGGTTTCTGGGGGGGCAGCTCTTTGCAGCTCAAACTGCCAGGTGAGAGTGGCAGAGGCCTGGGCTAAGGGTGGCAGCGTGTCTGGATGAGGACTGAGTGGTTGGGGAGCCTGGTATCAGTTTGATGGGCCTTTTGGAACTGAGTTAGTGTTGGAAACAAAGCGATCTCTTTGGGTCTCAGTTGAAGGACAAGGGACTTCTGGGACATTCTGGAGGGGCACAGATATGGGATCTAGTACTTTTTGCTACtcctaacttttttgtttgttttattggtatttgttttgttttggggccacattcagcagtgatcAGGCTCTGcatcaagaattattcctggtgggcttgggggaaccatatgaggtgctagggactatacctgggtcagtcatatgtgaggcaaatgccctacccactatactattgctctggccccagatgccaACATCTTCCTTCCTCCTACCACCTTTCCATCTGTCCAACGGATGGAGATGGTCTCCATCTCCccttcccccaacacacacacacacaacttcccaggagtaattcctgagcgcagagtcaggaataactcctgagcattgctgggtgtggccaagaagaaaagcaagtaaacaaagcttctgtctttcttttttgtttgttttttgttttctttgtttgtttttggtcatacttgttgacactcaggggttactcctggctatgcgctcagaaattgctcctggcttgggtgaaccgtattggatgccaggggattgaaccacagtcagtcctaggcttgCGAttgcaaggcaacgccttacctctagagccacagCTCTGGCCAGCCCTAGCTTCTGTCTTTCTGATGTGGCCAGGGAATTAAACAATGTCCTAGAAACCCTTCCAGGCAGGCCAATGGCACCCAGGCTGACTCTACTTAGATTTTTCTCAGACTCCTGGTTTGGTAAATTTAGTCATATCTGTTGTGATTTGAAGATTTTCTCTACTTCTTGCAAACTGCTTTGTACCTGGGACTTAAACATCTATCGTCTGACTTGCCACTGAACAGGAGGGTTGGTGGAAGTGGCCCAGGAAACAGCAGAGGAGGTCAGGGCACAGAAGATCttatttgggggccgggcggtggcgctggaggtaaggtgcctgccttgcctgcgctagcctaggacggaccacggttcgatcccccggcgtcccatatggtcccccaagaagccaggagcaacttctgagtgcatagccaggagtaacccctgagcgtcacagggtgtggcccaaaaaccaaaaaaaaaaaaaaaaaaaaaaagaagatcttaTTTGGGCAGAGCATATGGACAAGGCCTGGAGAGTCTTGTCCTTTTTATGGCTAAAAACAGATTAGCTAAATTTGAGTCGAGCATCAAGAAGCCTGGGTCTCAACTGGTATTGGGGGCTGTTGGGAAACAAAGGCCGATGGGAAGGTAAACCTTCACTTCCCCCTTTCTTCCACCCCAGGATGCTGACCATTGCTCTTCTCGCCCTCCTCTGTGTGTCAGCCTCAGCTAATGCCAGTAAGTGAGATGCCTGGAGATTGATCACAGGAAGCAGCCCTTGTCCAGGCTTTGGGAAGCTGCTGGGGGAGATGGTGGGGATTGAAGCTGCCAAGGAATAGGGGTGATGGGAAGAAATTGAGTTCTCTAGTAACCGCTTTCCCTTCCAGTTCAGCCCAGGTCCTCTTCTTACAATGGCGAGTACGGTGGTGGCGGCGGCAATCGATTCTCCCACTCTGGGAACCAGATGGACGGTGCCATCACTGCCATTCGTGTCCGTGTCAACAGATACTACATTGTAGGGTAAGAGGCTtcatttgggggcccggagagatagcacagtggcgtttgcctagcaagcagccaatccaggaccaaaggtggttggttcgaatcccggtgtcccatatggtcccccgtgcctgccaggagctatttctgagcagacagccaggagtaacccctgagcactgccgggtgtgacccaaaaaccaaaaaaaaaaaaaaaaaaaaaaggcttcattTGGGTTCAGTATGCGGAGTCcctcagtgagctggaaaattcTCTCTCAGTAGCTCAGAGGACTGTCACTGACAGGTTTTTAGAGGTCTGAAATCCCAGGTAGTGCAGTATCAGTATCAACCTAGTCCATAGGGGTCCCtggaacaacacacacacacacacacacacacacacacacacacacacacacacacacacacacatggtacAAGCCCTGCTGGTATCCTACCCACAATGTCTCCTCTACACCCTCTTCCTCCCACAGTGGCCTTCAGGGCCTGGAAAGTTCCTTTATGGGACTCTCTATTAAGAGAgcgggcaggggccggagagatagcatggaggtaaggcatttgcctttcatgcagaaggtcattggtttgaatcccggcatcccatatggtcctccgagcctgccaggagtgatttttgagcatagatccaggagtaacccctgagcactgctgggtgtgactgaaaaaaaaaaaagaataaaaagaaaaaaaaaaaaaaaacaagacaaaacaaaagagcGTGGGCAGAGCCAGGCTCCCACTCACTCCCAGGGCCTATGAGCATCCGCTTTTCCTCTTTGAGCCCAGGAAGAGATGAGGTCCCCATGCTCCATGTGCTCAGGGCCTGGTGAGCATTTCTCAGGCCTCAACCCTATCACCCCTTCACCGATTCTCTCCCTGCCCACCACTTTTAGGCTCCAGGTGCGCTATGGCAAGGTGTGGAGCGACTATGTGGGTGGCAATCAGGGGGATCTGGAGGAGATCTTCCTGCACCCCGGAGAGTCAGTGATCCAGGTGTCTGGCAAGTACAAGTACTACCTGAGGAAGCTGGTCTTCATCACTGACAAGGGCCGTTACCTGCCATTCGGAAAGGACACAGGCACCAGTTTCAACGCTGTCCCTCTGTACCCTAACACCGTGTTGCGTTTCATCAGCGGCCGCTCAGGCTCTCTCATCAATGCCATCGGCCTGCACTGGGATTCCTATCCCAGCGATTGCAGCAGTTGCTGAGGGCCCAGGGGGtgtcccccatcaccagtgttcatcCACACTGCTCAATAAAGGACGTGGCTAATGCTGGTGCGTGTGTGtgctgtgtatgtctgtgtgtacGCTAGGTTTGGCCAGATGAATGGGTACATGCGTCTCCTTTGTGGCTGTTTGTATGAGAACAGCATGGGGGAGAGGGCGAATCTGAGGTAGCCAAGACTCGATCTCTTCATGACTGATCAAGaggagtaggggccggagagatatcatggaggtaaggcattttccttgcatgcagaaggatagtggttcgaattccagcatcccatatggtcccctgagcctgccaggagtgatttctgagcatagagccaggaggaaccctgagcgctgccaggtgtgacccaaaaagaagtaGACACCGTCTTGGACCCACTCTCAAGGAGGTTCCTGGGAATATTGACCCGAAGTTCTGAGGCCCAGAGTATGGTCTTGTTATGGTCTATGGCAATGCCTCACAGACTTCACTCACCTGTCTCTCCTCCCTGTGCTTCCTCCCACCAAAGGCTTCCCCTCATCACCCTGAACTTAGCCCTGGCCTGCTGGAGGGGCGCTGGGGTTCATGACCCTTTGTTCTTTCCTGGAGACCCCATGGTCTCAAAGTCTATGAAGCCTCATCTCCCCACCCCTTTCCCATAGCCTGGGCCTTTTACTGACCTTTCTCAGAGAAGGGTTCTTCCCTTAAGAAGCCAAAACCTCGTCAACAGCTTCCACTCTGTCAATATCACCTTAACAAAATGGGGGGGCGGGGTGACCCTGGGAGATAGTGCAAAGGACTAATATGCAGGCTTTGCCTGTGGGAGGCCTGGGTTGCATCCTCAGCACCACCCAGGCACTAACTACTAAAGTGACctcccgggccggagagatagcacagaggtaaggcgtttgccttgcgaacagaaggatgatggttcgaaccccggcatcccatatggtcctccgagcctgccagggcgatttctgagcgtagagccaagtgtaacccctgagcactgccaggtgtgaccaaaaaaataataataaaaaaaaaaaaagggcccggagagatagcacagcggcatttgacttgcaagcagccgatccaggaccaaaggtggttagttcgaatcccggtgtcccatatggtcccccgtgcctgccaggagctatttctgagcagacagccaggagtaacccctgagcaccgccagatgtggcccaaataaaaaaattaaaaaaaaaaaaaaaaaaaaaaggaagtgaccTCCCAAGGACTCAGCAGGAGCTAACCTCTGCTAGGTGTGCAAGGTgtgctccccaaaataaaagggcACTGGGAGAAAGAGATAGCATACATTTTGCATGCCCAAGACCCCAAGTTCATCCCAATTGGGTCTGCGCTCCTGCACTCAGCAGCACATCACCGGTCAGCACTGGACTATCAAGCCTACACTTGAGCCTAGGACCACTGTGAGGCTTCCCCCAGTAAATGACCTTTGGAGCAGGATCTCCACGCTGGGTGTTCATGAATATAAGAGGTCAGTTAGAGTTTAGGGAAGCATAGGAGGGGAGAGGGTACCAAGGTATAAATTTGCTTAAGAAAtcatttggggcccggagagatagcacagtggcgtttgccttgcaagcagccgatccaggaccaaaggtggttggttcgaatccgggtgtcccatatggtcccccgtgcctgccaggagctatttctgagcagacagccaggagtaacccctgagcactgctgggtgtgccccccctcaaaaaaaccaaacaaaaaaagaaatcatttggaaaaaaaagaaaagaaaagaaatcattggggggggggcggagaggtggcgctagaggtaaggtgtctgccttgcaagcgctagcgtaggaccgtggttcgaccccccctccccgtgtcccatatggtccccccaagccaggggcgatttctgagcacttagccaggagtaacccctgagcatcaaatgggtgtggcccaaacaaacaaacaaacaaaaataaattatttggaggctggagagatagcatggaggttatggcatttgccttgcatgcagaaagacggtggttcaaatcccagcatcccatatggtcccctgagcctgccaggagcaatttctcagtgttgagccaggagtaaccctgagtgctgctggatgtgacccaaaaattaaaagaaagaaagaaacaaagaaagaaagaaagaaacaaagaaagaaagaaagaaagaaacaaagagagagagagagagagagagagagagagagagagaaagaaagaaagaaagaaagaaagaaagaaagaaagaaagaaagaaagaaagaaagaaagaaagaaagaaagaaagaaagaaagaaagaaagaaagaaagaaagaaagaaagaaatcatttgaggggtcagagagatagcatggaggtagggcgtttgccttgtatgcagaagaacggtggttagaatcccagcatcccatatggtcccctgagcctgccaggagcgatttctgttttgagccaggagtaatcctgagtgctgctgtgtgtgacccaaaaattagaagaaaaaaaaaaaagaaagaaagaaagaaagaaagaaagaaagaaagaaagaaagaaagaaagaaagaaagagagagagagagagagagagaagagaaagaaagaaagaaagaaagaaagaaaggaaagaaagaaagaaagaaagaaagaaagaaagaaagaaagacagaaagaaagaaagaaagaaagaaagaaagaaagaaagaaagaaagaaagaaagaaagaaatcatttgagggggcagagagatagcatggaggtagggtgtttgccttgcatgcagaaggacggtggttagaatcccagtatcccatatggtcccctgagcctgccaggagcaatttctgagtgtagagccaggagtaacccctgagcacagccgggtatgacacaaaaataaaaaaaaatcatttggggagtaacccctgagcatcactgggcatggcccaaaaacaaacaaaaaaagatgaaaaaaataataataaatcatttgAGGGAATGGGttggagataatacagcaggtagggcatttgctttgcacacagtcaaccttagtttgatcctGGCAGCCTATGTggttcccttcctcccttcctcctttgtacatcccaccctcccttccttccttttttccttccttgtgCTAAGGACCAAAACTTAAATTCTGAACCTGACGCTAAGAACTGGGCCTATTAGTGTCAATTCCTGTGGGCATCTCACATATGCTTACAAAGGCTTCAAGCAGTAGCTGAAACTGGGGTTAATACCTTCAACTTTGAGCACATCTTCGTTAAATTGATGGTCCAATAGAAAAGCAAGGAGTTATATAACCTAAataacagttttattttaaaaaataactgaggTGATCAGGGATGTTCACCTAATGGCAGATCATGTGCATGTATGAGGAATGACTTTGGCACTGCATAGATTCCCTCACCACCTCAGCACTGTGGGGTATTACCCCATGACAActctggggtgggtgggtggaccaTACTCAGCTAGGGAGCTCTACTTAGTTTTGTGCTCTGaaggtcattcccagcagtgtaTGGGGGAACATttagtgctagggatagaactgagATAGAATGTGTGCAAGGCGTTTACATTAATACCTGTACTATATGTCCAgcctaattattttattattataacagGAAGTAAGATGCTTGCCACGTTTGCCCCAGACAGggcgtttgatccctggcactcttcctgagcatctctagaggtcacttctgagcatggagccagacattttgtggtttttttccttctccacAAGAGGACTGTTTTCTTCCTCCACCCCCAAACAAACTGCTTTTCAAAGTGAAACCAAggagccaggaaggtggcgctagaggtaaggtgtctgccttgcaaacgctagcgtaggatggaccgcggttcgatcccccagcgtcccatatggtccccccccatgccaggggcaatttctgagcgcatagccaggagtaacccctgagcatcaaatgggtgtggccccccaaaaaaagaacaaaacaaagtgaaaataaaaaatagaagagtaggggccgggcggtggcgctggaggtaaggtgcctgccttacctgcgctagcctaggagacggaccgcggttcgatccccccggcgtcccatatggtcccccaagccaggagcgacttctgagcgcatagccaggagtaacccctgagcgtcaccgggtgtggcccaaaaaccaaaaaaaaaaaaaaaaaaatagaagagtagggctgttttatattttttactaatCTAATCTTTGGCTTgtgaaaaaaatctgttttaataTCTGACATCATCTAACCATTTAAAAATTCTACCGTTGAgtgtggagaaatagtacaggggttaccTTGCTGGACACTGACCCAAATTCTATTCCAGGACCCTTTATGTCCCCAAGTATGCCAGGAACAAAGAGCCCAGAGTAACTCTGGCCTGAGAGCTCTCCTCCCctctcaaaaaatataaataaattccaCTGTGGACTCAGAACTTGCTTTGAACAGCCCACACAAGCTTTACGTTCAGTTACTTGGCTTGATAAAGTGCTTGCCAAAGTGGAAAGCACAGAGCTCAGAGAGTCAGGACAGGAAAATTGGGTGATTTGCTCTGCTTCAGGCTTTGCTGCCAGGACACCACAGCAGACCTGTCCTCTTTGTGCTTCCATTTCTTCAACTTTTGAAAGGAAGAAGCGAACATTGAATCGACTTTCCAGGATTCTTTTAAGAATCTGCATCTGCCTTGGGCGGTGAGCAGGCTTATTTTACAAACCTCTGA
Protein-coding sequences here:
- the ZG16 gene encoding zymogen granule membrane protein 16; the encoded protein is MLTIALLALLCVSASANAIQPRSSSYNGEYGGGGGNRFSHSGNQMDGAITAIRVRVNRYYIVGLQVRYGKVWSDYVGGNQGDLEEIFLHPGESVIQVSGKYKYYLRKLVFITDKGRYLPFGKDTGTSFNAVPLYPNTVLRFISGRSGSLINAIGLHWDSYPSDCSSC